A window of the Chanodichthys erythropterus isolate Z2021 chromosome 21, ASM2448905v1, whole genome shotgun sequence genome harbors these coding sequences:
- the p4hb gene encoding protein disulfide-isomerase → MLKLLVVCALAATITAEIPEEEDVLVLKKSNFEEALKTYPNVLVEFYAPWCGHCKALAPEYAKAAGMLKAEGSDIKLAKVDATEESELAQEFGVRGYPTIKFFKGGEKENPKEYSAGRQADDIVNWLKKRTGPAATTLSDVTQAESLIADNEVAVIGFFKDVESEDAKAFIKTAEAVDDIPFGIASDDAVFSKFEVAKDGVVLFKKFDEGRNTFDGEISKEQLLPFIKANQLPLVIEFTEQTAPKIFGGDIKSHILMFVPKTAKDFQDKMDQFKKAAEGFKGKILFIFIDSDVDDNQRILEFFGLKKEECPAIRLITLEEEMTKYKPETSEITAENIITFCTAFTEGKLKPHLMSQDIPEDWDKNPVKVLVGKNFEEVAFNPAKNVFVEFYAPWCGHCKQLAPIWDQLGEKFKDNANIVVAKMDSTANEIEVVKVHSFPTLKFFPAGDDRKVIDYNGERTLDGFTKFLESGGKEGGAPAGDEESDDLDLDDAEEDDSDVEEGHDEL, encoded by the exons ATGCTGAAGTTGTTGGTTGTGTGTGCACTGGCCGCTACGATCACGGCTGAAATCCCCGAGGAGGAGGACGTGCTTGTACTGAAGAAAAGTAACTTCGAAGAGGCGCTCAAAACTTACCCAAATGTCCTTGTTGAGTTTT ATGCGCCCTGGTGTGGGCATTGCAAGGCCCTGGCTCCTGAATATGCCAAAGCAGCTGGCATGCTGAAAGCTGAGGGCTCGGACATCAAACTAGCTAAGGTAGATGCCACAGAGGAATCTGAGCTCGCTCAAGAGTTTGGTGTTCGTGGATATCCCACCATCAAGTTCTTTAAGGGAGGAGAGAAAGAGAACCCCAAGGAGTATTCTG CTGGTCGACAGGCAGATGATATCGTCAACTGGCTGAAAAAGCGAACTGGCCCTGCAGCGACTACTTTAAGTGATGTGACACAGGCTGAGTCTCTTATTGCTGATAATGAGGTTGCAGTAATTGGGTTCTTTAAG GATGTTGAATCTGAAGATGCCAAGGCCTTCATTAAAACCGCAGAGGCTGTGGATGACATACCCTTTGGCATCGCCTCTGATGATGCAGTCTTTTCAAAGTTTGAAGTTGCCAAGGATGGTGTTGTGCTTTTTAAGAAG TTTGATGAGGGTCGGAATACTTTTGATGGAGAGATCAGCAAAGAACAGCTACTGCCCTTCATCAAGGCCAACCAGCTTCCCCTGGTTATTGAGTTCACAGAGCAG ACAGCTCCAAAAATCTTTGGCGGTGACATCAAATCCCACATCCTAATGTTTGTACCCAAAACAGCCAAAGACTTCCAGGACAAGATGGACCAATTTAAGAAGGCAGCAGAGGGCTTCAAAGGCAAG ATTCTCTTCATCTTTATTGACAGTGATGTGGATGATAACCAGCGAATTCTGGAGTTCTTTGGCCTTAAGAAGGAAGAGTGCCCAGCTATTCGCCTCATCACCCTCGAGGAAGAGATGACCAAATACAAACCAGAAACCTCAGAAATCACAGCAGAAAACATAATCACCTTCTGCACAGCCTTCACAGAGGGGAAACTAAAG CCTCATCTGATGAGTCAGGACATTCCTGAAGACTGGGATAAGAACCCTGTCAAGGTCTTGGTGGGAAAGAACTTTGAAGAGGTTGCCTTCAACCCTGCCAAGAATGTCTTTGTAGAGTTTT ATGCCCCATGGTGTGGTCACTGTAAGCAGCTGGCCCCCATCTGGGATCAGTTGGGTGAGAAATTCAAAGACAACGCAAACATTGTTGTGGCCAAGATGGACTCCACAGCCAATGAGATTGAAGTTGTCAAAGTTCATAGCTTCCCCACGCTAAAGTTCTTCCCTGCTGGCGATGACCGTAAG GTAATTGACTACAATGGTGAGAGAACACTAGATGGATTCACAAAGTTTTTGGAGAGTGGAGGAAAAGAAGGTGGGGCACCAGCAGGAGATGAGGAATCAGAT GATCTGGATCTTGATGATGCAGAGGAGGATGATTCAGATGTAGAAGAGGGACACGATGAGTTATAA